The genomic interval GGTCGCGGTTGTTGATGCCCACCAGCTCCGCACCCGCAGCGAGGGCCGCTTCCAGCTCGGCCTCGTCGTGCACCTCCACCAGCACGTCCAGACCCAGCTCCCGGGCCAGCGCGTGCACATCCCCCAGATTCGGCGGCGGGAGCACTGCGGCGATCAGCAGGATGGCGTCAGCCCCCAGGGCTGCCGTCTCGTACACCTGGTACTCGTCGATTACGAAATCCTTCCGCAGCACCGGCAACCCGACTGCCTTTCTCACCCGGGGCAATTCCTCGGGATCCCCCCGGAAGAAGCGGCTCTCGGTGACAACGGACAGGGCGCGGGCCCCGTTTCTCTCGTAGACGAGGGCGAGATCGACGGGCCGGACCGTCCCGCCCATGAGCACCCCCCGGGAGGGCGAAGCCCGCTTGATCTCGGCGATGATGCTCACCCACCCGGAGGGACCCGCCAGCAGGGCCTGCCTGAACCCCCGGGGGCGATCCCGGCAGCGCTCGCTCAGGTCCCGCGAACGCTCGGCCAGATCCCTGATGGCGGGCAGGGGCACGCGCGCTCTCCTGACTTCCACATCTTGCCGGGCCGCCGCCACCAGCAGATCGAGAAACCCTCCCCCGTTCATGGCTCCCCACCCGCGGCCCCATCGGCCGCTTCCGCCGTGAAGCGCTGCAGGGCACCCAGGGTGGCCATCGCCCGGCCGGTATCGATGGCCCGGGCGGCGAGAGAGATTCCCTCCCGCAGGCTGCCCGCCTGACCGCTCGCGTAGAGGGCAGCACCCCCGTTGAGCACCACCACGTCCCGGCGCGGCCCCCTCTCTCCCGAAAGCAGGGCCACGATCATCTCGGCGTTGTCCTGCGGGGTACCTCCAACCAGGTCCCCGCGGCCCGCCCGCGGAAGACCCAGGTCCCTGGCGTCCACCTCATCCACGCGCACGCCCCGCGGTGTCACCTCCGCCACCAGATTGGGACCGGTGGTGGTCAGCTCGTCGAAGCCATCACCGTGCACCACCAGGGCATGCTCGGTGCCCACGAGGGCCAGCACGCGGGCCACCAGCCCGACCAGGGAGGCATCGTATACGCCTAGCAACTGCCGGCGGGCCCCGGCCGGATTGGTCAGCGGTCCCAGCAGATTGAAGATCGTGCGCATCCCCAGCTCCCTGCGGGGACGGGCGGCAAACCTCATGGCCGCGTGGAGCCGGGGAGCATACAGGAACGCGATTCCCACCTCGTCCAGGCAGTACGCCATCTGGCCCGGATCGAGGTCTATCCTGACACCCAGCGCTTCCAGCACGTCGGCGCTCCCGGACCGGCTGGAAACGCCCCGGTTGCCGTGCTTGGCCACGGGCTGGCCCGCCCCCGCCACCACCAGTGCGGCGGCCGTGGATATGTTGAAGCTCCCCCTCCCGTCGCCCCCCGTGCCACAGGTGTCCACCAGCCGCGGGTGCCGGCACACCACCGGGGTCGCCAGCGCCCGCATGGCCCGCGCTGACCCGGCGATCTCGTCCGCCGTTTCCCCTTTCATGCGCAGCGCAGTCAGGTACGCCCCGATCTGAGCTTCCGTCGCGCGGCCCTCCATGATCTCGCGCATGGCCGCCTCCGCTTCCCCAGCGGAAAGGGAAACCCCTTCGACTACCCTATGCAGCGCCTCTTGCAGCATCATTGCATCCCCCTCGCGCTCGCCGCCATCCCGGGCCGTCCCAGAAAGTTGGCCAGGATGGTTTTCCCGGGCCCTGTGAGCACCGATTCGGGATGAAACTGCACCCCTTCCACCGGGTACAGGCGGTGCCTGATCCCCATGACCAGTCCGTCCTGCGTCCAGGCGGTGACTTCCAGATCAGGGGGCAGCCCCGATCGGTCCACGATCAACGAATGGTACCTGGCGGCCTCAAAGGGTACGGGAAGGCCCGTGTACAGGCCGTCCCCCCGGTGCCAGATGGCGGAGACCTTCCCGTGGACGGGCTCCGGAGCCCGGCACACCTTCCCCCCGTATGCTACCGCCACGGCCTGATGGCCCAGGCACACCCCCAGGAGGGGGACGCGCGCCCCCAGGGCCCGCACCAGCGCAATGCTTATGCCCGCTTCCTCCGGCCGGCCCGGGCCGGGCGATATCACGACGGCCTCCGGGCGCATCCCGGCCAGGGTCTGCACATCGACGGCGTCGTTCCGATACACCGTCACCTCGGCCCCCAGCTCGGCCAGATACTGCACCAGGTTGTAGGTAAACGAATCGTAGTTGTCCAGGATCACCACCAAGCCCCCTCACCTCCCTCCCCGTTTCAGCGCCCCAGAGACGTGCCTCCCCCCTGCGGGGCGAGATCCGTCAGCAAAAGCCCTCGCGGGCACACCCGACCCACCGGCCGCCTCCACCGCCAGAAGCAGGGCCCGCGCCTTGGCCAGAGTCTCCTCATACTCACGGTCAGGGTCGGAATCCGCCACGATGCCGGCACCGGCCTGCACCACCACCCTGCCCCTGCGCATCTGGACCGTGCGAATGGTGATGCACATGTCCGCGTTCCCGGAAAAAGCGAAATACCCCACGGCACCGCCGTAGGGGCCGCGCTCGACCGGCTCCAAGTCGCTGATGATTTCCATGGCCCGGACCTTGGGCGCTCCCGTGAGCGTGCCCGCGGGGAAGCAACTCGCCAGCGCAGAGAAAGCGTCGGCATCGGGACACAGCTTCCCCCGCACGGCGGAGACGATGTGCATCACGTGAGAGTACCGCTCGACCGTCATGAACTCGGTGACCCGCACCGTGCCGGGCTGCGACACCCGGCCCACGTCGTTGCGGCCCAGGTCCACCAGCATGACGTGCTCCGCCCGCTCTTTGGGGTCGGACAGCAACTCCCGCGCCAGCACCTCGTCCTCGACAGCATCCCGGCCCCGCAGGCGCGTCCCCGCGATGGGACGAGTTTCCACCCAGCCATCCTCCACCCGCACCAGCATCTCCGGTGACGCCCCCGCCAGCTGCATGTCCCCCAGGTCGAGGAAGAACATGTAAGGGGAAGGGTTGACGGCCCGCAGCACCCGGTAAACGGAAAGGGGGCTTGAGTGGAGGGGAGCCTCCAGGCGCTGGGAAAGCACTACCTGGAAGATTTCCCCCGCCCGGATGTACTCCTTGGCCCGGCGCACCGCCTGGCAGAATTCCTCCCGGCTCAGGTTGCTGCGAAACGAAGTACCGGGGCCGCCCGCCGTCACCGGACTGGCCAGGACGCCGCCTTCCAGAGGGCGGGCCAGGTCGCCTTTGATCTCCTCAATGCGCGCCCTTGCCCTGCGGTAACACGACTCGGCGTCATCACCGGGAAGGGCGTTGACGACGATCCCCAGGGTGTGGCGCAGGTGGTCGAATACCACCACCACTTCCGCCATCACGAACACCGCTTCCGGCCACCCCGCGCTCCCCCCACGCGGCCGGGGCAGCTTCTCCAGCCGGTGGACCCATTCGTACGAAACATAGCCCACCGCTCCCCCGCAAAACCGCGGCAGGATTCCCACCACCCGCAGCCGGTAGCGGGCCATGCGGGAGCGCAGGACAGCCACCGGGTCCCCGCTCAGGCACTCCTCGCCGCCCCGGTGCCGAATCGTCACCGTGTCGCCCTCGCCCCTCACCTCCCAGAAAGGGTCCAGTCCCAGGAACGAGTAACGTCCCACATGCTCGCCCCCTTCGGCGCTTTCCAGCAAGAAGACGGGCCTGTGCCGGGCCAGCTTTAGCAGCGCCGACACCGGGGTTTCCACATCCGCCACCACCTCCTCCCATACCGGAATCACCACCTCCCCCGCCTCGCCATCCGCCCCGCGTGCCAGTCGCACGAACTCTTCCCGCGACGGCCTCGCCACACTCCCACCTCCCCAGTACTGCCCTCCATCTGCTACCCGGGAACGCCGCCGACCCCGAGGCACCCCGATTGCACGACCCAACAGCCCGTCCCACAAAGCAAAGGGCCCCCGCCGCTGGGACGAGGGCCTTTCCCCCGTGGTACCACCCAACTGGGGTCCCCCGGCCCGCGAAACAAAAAACCTTTCGCCCTGGGGCGAAAGGTCGTTCCGCGGTGCCACCCAAGTGAGGAATCCCCACTCTGCCGGTACGGGCTGCCAGGCAGCCGATACCGCTTCCCGCTAACGGGGGAAATCCGGCCACCCATACTGGAGGCACGGCCTCGTTGGGGCGGCGGCTCCGGGGCCCATTCCCCGCATCGGCTCCGGCCGGGCTCTCACCTCACCCCGGCTCTCTGGGCGGCGACTGGTGCGGGTACTCCTCCCCTTCTTCGCCTCTTGCTTGACTCATACTTTAGCGGCCAGAACACCGTCTGTCAAGCACGCTGGGTCGGCGCTCTGACCTGTCCAAGGGTAGCACCTGCCAGGGAGAACCTGCCCCGACGGCGGCCGACTGCCTCACAGGAAGCGCAGCGCGCGCACGGGATCGATGCGGGACGCGTGCCGGGCAGGGAAACAGGCGCTGGCGACGGCCACGGCGAGGGTCCCCAGCCAGGCCAGAAGCCCCAGGAGGGGATGCCAGCCCACCGGTGGCGACGCCGGGTCCAATGCGGGAAGCAGCAGGCGGGCAAGGGATATCCCGGCTCCGTAACCCACCACGGCCGCCCCGCTCCCCAGCATCAGCACCTCAACCAGGATGATCTCCAACACATCCCGCTGCCCGTACCCCAGGGTCCGCAGGACCCCCACTTCCCTGGTCCGGTCTCGCACACTGGCAGCCTCCGTGGCACCCACCAGCAGACAGCCTGTCATGGCGGCCAGGACCGCCACCAGCGGCACCATCGATCTGATCTGCCCGAGGATGGCCAGGCGAGCCTCTCCCTCAGTGCGTATGGGAGTAATCTCTACGCCTGGCAGGAGCGCCTTCAGGCGGGCCACCGGGTCCGCCCCGGGGGCGGACCGTAGTTCCACGAAAGTCAGGCCCGCGGGCCGGCTCACGCGACGGCGTAATTCGGCCAGCGAAAGGAAAAGGACGCCGTCCTCTTCCTTGCCCGTCTCCTCCAGGACTCCCGCCACCCAATAGGCCCTGCCAGACAGCCGGACGTGCCCTCCAGGGCCCGTTCCCCACAGATCGGCCAGATGGGAGCCCAGCAGGATCTCGTCCTCCCGTTCGGGATATCTCCCCCGGACCTGCCAGTAAGTTCTCATCCTCCGCTCCGCTTCCCAGTCGACACCCACGGCCAGGGTCTCATCGCCCGCCGGTCCCGGTATCAGTTCCAGCAGCTTGGGAGCCACCACATCGATGCCGCCCGCCTGCTCCACCCTGGCAACAGTGTCGGTGGGGAGGTCCTCCGCCCGGTAGCTGAGGCCCGGTCCCACCGGGAAGCCCGCGTAAGTGAAGTCCCATTCCTGGCGCGGGGCCGAAATCACCACCCTGAGGGCACCGGCATGCAACTCTTCCCCCAGCTCGCCCTCCATGGTGCGAGTGATGGCCAGGAGCCCCACCACCGTGGCCACGCCGGCCGCCAGGCCCAGGAGTAAGAGCAGGCTCAGGCCCGGCCGGCGTCGCAGATGACATAGGGCGAGAGCGGTTCGGGTCATGGCGACCCCGTCCCCCCGGCCAGGGCACCATCTCGCATGGAAAGGACCCTGCCGGCGTAACGCAGGTTCTCCGGATTATGGGTCACCATCACGACGGATACGCCGTCTCCGTTCAGCGCCGCAAAGAGATCCAGGACCTGGGCCCCCGTGCGCGAGTCGAGGGCGCCGGTTGGTTCGTCGGCCAGCACCACGGCCGGCCCGTTGACGACGGCCCGGGCAATGGCCACCCGCTGCTGCTCGCCCCCGGACAGTTGATGGGGCAGGCGGTGACGCCTGTCGACCAGTCCCACCCTGGCCAGAGCCTCCTCCGCAATCTCCCGCTGGCGCTTCCGGGGCACGGCCCCCGCCACCAGGGGGAGCATCACGTTCTGCAAGGCGGTGAGATAGGGGATGAGTTGAAACTCCTGGAAGACGAAGCCCACGTACTCGTTGCGGAAGCGGGCCAGCCTTTCCGGATGTAGCCGGTAAATGTCCATACCATCGACCACCAGGCGCCCGGATGTAGGCGGGTTGAGACCGCCGAGGACTCCGAGGAGAGTGCTCTTGCCGGAACCCGACGGCCCCGTCACCCCCACGAACTCCCCCGGCCTGACCTCCAGCGAGACATGGCCGAGGGCGACCACGGGCCCGTCCCCGCTGGGATACTCCTTGCGCAGGTTCTCCGCCCGGATCAGGCTCTCCACCCCGGTCAGGCTTTCCGCCCGCGTCAGGACGTCCACCCCGGTCAGGTTGTGCGCTCGCATCATGCTCATGCCGCCCATACCCCCTGCCTGCGCTCTTCTCACAGGAAGCGTAACGCTCTTACCGGATCCACACGGGCGCCCTGCCAGGCGGGTACAGTGCACGCCAGCAGGGCCATCACCACCGCACCCACCACTCCCCCTGCCAGGAGCAGGGGACTCGCGGAGACCGGCTGGTTCACCCAGGCCAGGGACGGTCCCATGAGACGGGCCACCGCGCCACCCAGAACGGCACCCGTAGCCCCTCCCGCCAGACCGACCAACCCCGCTTCCAGGTAGAAGAGAGCCAGCACCTGACGCTGCCCAAAACCCAGGGCGCGCATGATGCCGATTTGCCTGGTTCTCTCCTTCGCCGCGCCCAGCACCGCCAGGGCCACCGCCAGAAAACCGAGTCCTGCTGCGGTCGCGGCCAGCGCCAGGGCGAGACGGCCGAAGCGGTCCACCACTGCGCGGCGGGCCGCCACTGCCTCCTTGATGGCACTCACCTGCGCGTCCGGAATCTTCTCCGCAACCTGCCTCACGATCTCGTCAATGGGGCAGCTGTTACACAGGGCGGCCACCTCGAGGAGGCTGACCCGGCCCGCTCTGCCGCTGAGTTCCTGCAGGACCCCCAGGTCCATCCAGACCGCCCGGTCTTCGTCGGAGCCCACGGGATCGATCACCCCTGCGACCCGGAACGCCCGGCCCGCCAGATAGACGGTGTCACCCACGTCCTTTTGCCACCGCTCCGCCACCCGCGCCCCCAGCAACACCTGGTCCGGAGCCAGGGACAGCACGGGATAGGCAGGAGCGTAGCCCGCGTCCCGATCGGGAGTATGGCCGGCGGAGGGAGCCTGGCTGCCGGGCATCGCGCGAACCACCCTTATCCTCCACCACTTCTTCAGCCGCAGCTCGGCCCCAAAGCGCACGCCCACGGCCAGGGCCGGTCCCTCGGGGCTCCGGACCACGGCCAGGAGCTTGGGTGCCACCACCGCGATGCTGTCCCGGTTTCTGATGGAACGCACCGCCTCCGTGCTGCCTTCCACCAGGTACTGCTCCCTGACCGCCGCGGCGGGCAGGGCAACTCCGGCGTAGCTGAACCGCCTCCCGGCCCGGGGAAGGACCAGGATGTTGGCCCCTATCCGGTCAAACGCGTCCCCGACCGCCCTTCGCATGGCTCCCGTAAGGGCGAACATAGCCGTCACCGTGGCCACGCCCACCGCTATGACCAGGACCAGGAAGGCCGCCCTCCCCGCGGTGCGACGCAGGTTGCCCCAGGCGATATCAGCCAGGCTCAACCACCCCACCTCCTACCCGCCGGCCCTGCCCGCTTGTGCCGGGCTGGCAGCCCCGGGCGCGAGATCTCCTGCCACCCGCCGCACCGTGGGCGGCAGATCTCCTGCCACCGGCCGTAGCACGGCGAGGAGAGCTGCAGCCGCCCGCCGTAGCAACGGCTAGTCGATCTCCTGCCACTGGCCGTAGCGGTAAATGTAGCTCTCGACCAGCCGCCCGTCCTTGTAAACGTCGGCCTGCAGGTGACAGCCGAAATCTCTCACCTGCACCCGGACCGGTCCCGTGTCCCCCGTTTGCTCGCGGTACACCTCCAGGGCAGCCTGCTCCAGGGCCTTCAGATCCGGCCCGGACCCGCCGGCCCAGGCGGCCCCGCTCCGACCCCAGAAGCCGCAACCGCCCGGCCCACCGGCGCAGCACCCGAAACCCGTCCCCCCGCGGCCCCAGAAACCGCCCCCGCCCGGTCCGGCGGAGGGTGCGGCGTCACCTGCACCCGTCCCCCGGACCAGAGGCGCAAAGGCACCTCCATATGCGGCAGCGACGCCGCGCAGCCCGGCTGCCGCCACCCCGCCCCAACTACGGAACCCCACCATTAGCGCCACCGCGAGGACCAGTGCGACAATGAGCACCGGTCCGGCCCGCCGCCCGGTAAGGTAGCCTCCTGGCATCCCCGTCCCTCTCCTTTCTAGATCCTGGGTTTCCAGGATCGCAGCTCCTGTTCATCGAGGATAAGTCTGCCGCCATCCACCCGGTAGTTGACTTGATCAGGCGGGAACAGCAGGCACCCTCCGGACACTCCTTTGAGATCCTCCAGTCGCCACTGGGTACCGCAGACGTTGCACACCAGGCGGTCTCCCCGGATGTGGAAACTGGTACCGCTGCAGGGCTCACAGAAGGAAACCGCCGCCACCACCCGGCCCGATGGAGCCACGAACACGGTTACGGGGAGGTAGTCGAAGCTGCTCCCGTTGGGCAACCTGACGGGCTGGTCCGGAATCTTGAACCACACCATCCCCTTCTCCTCGACGGTTGGCAGGTCAACGTATATCTTGCCGTCGCGGAACTCCGGCACGATCTCCGTCTGCCCAGTGCTCACGCCCGGGTCGTACCTCCGGGGCGCAAGCCGGTAGGACTCTCCCTGGGCTGCCCGGCCGGGGGTATCCCGGTTACCCGCCATGAGGATACCCGCCAGCAGGATCCCCACCAGCGCCGCCGCCCCCCCGAGCACGGAGATGGCAGGGAACCGGCGGCGCTGCCCGCCTGGACCACCCAACACCCTGGCCTTCTTGTCGGCGTTCGTGCTCACCTGTGCCACCCTCCTACAGCGCGTAGTAGATTGGGGCATAAAAGAGACCGTCAGCACAGCGGGACCAGAATCGCTCCCGTGAGCAGCCACACGGCCAGCACGACCCAGCGCGCCCTGCTGCCTTCCTCCACGGGCGATAGTCCCCCCAGCAACCGCTCGGCCCTACGTTGCACCTCTCCGGCGCCCGTGAGAGGCGTGAAGTTGTCCAGGGCCAGCTGCCACCAGCCTCCGGCAGCACCCAGCCGGTAGCTCTTGAGGAGGGCGGCTGCCAGGGCCAGGGGCCTGCCGGTGACGCGGGCAGATACGGCGTCGGCCATCACTTCCGTCTCGGCCTGCAGCCGTCGGGACACCAGAGGAGAGAACCCGGTGAACAACAGGATGTCCCGCAGCGTGGCGGCCAACCACTTCTTCCAGTGGTCGCCGGCCCTCACGTGAGCCAGCTCATGGGCCAGCACCGCCTCCAGCTCTTCATCGTCGAGCCCGTCCGCCAGGGGCCGGGAAAGCACCACCACCGGCCGGAGGATGCCTGCGGTGAACGCCTGCGAGACGGGACGCGGTACCACCATCACCGCCGGCGGCCTCATGCCCATGCCCTCGGCCACAGCCCTCAGCGCCAGGGCCACCCTGCTCTCATCGGGCTCGGGCCCGAAACGGTGCCAGAGGCGGCCAATCAGTACCGCTCCCGCGATGGCCTTGCCCAGCCCCGCCACCAGGAACACCGCGAATAAGGGCGCCAGCAACTGAGCGAGCACGGTGCCCGCCCAGCACAACCAGCCCAGGAAGACGCCTGCGGACCGGTGCCCTCCCAACACCGGGACCCAGCACTCGACCCGCCAGCGCCACGTCCAGGAGGCAGCGTACAGGACGAAGGGCACCGCCAGAGGAGCCCACCACGCCCCGCGCCGGACACCAGAGGACAGCCCCGGTAGCCTCGTCACCAGCGCGGCCAGGGCCGTGCCCACGAGGATCCCGAAGAAAGCGTAAACAATGAACGGGTGCAGGTAGCTCATCCTCGCGTCTGTTCCTCCGACCCTCGCGGTTCCGCCGCTCCCTGGCTCGACCGTGGCGACCCGGGCTCTGCTGAGCGCCGCCGCCTGATGACCTCTTCCAGCTCCCTCAACCTGGCTTCATCCTCGGTACCGAGCCTTTCTACCAGGTGGGACAGGACCGGCCGGGCGAACTCTTCCAACAGGCCGTCCAGCACCGTCCTGGCCACCTTATCCCTGAACTCCTCCCTGCTCAGGGCGGGCCGGTAAACGTAGTAGTTCCGTTCCTGCTCTCTCTCCAGGAGACCCTTCTGCGCCAGGCGGGTCATGGTGGTCATCACAGTGGTGTAGGCGAGGGGCCGCCTGCCGGCGAGATGCCGATGCACGTCCCGCACGGTGACCCGGCGCAGGCGCCAGGTTACTTCCATGACGTCGGTCTCCAGGTCTCCCAGGACCTTGGTCAGCCCCGTTTCCCGGGGACGAAACTCGAAGGGAATGTCCCCCGCCATCCTCCCACCCCCTGCGGGTGCATTATACACTCCGCATCTACTACAGTCAATCGTAGTTGCTGACCACTCACCCACCGCAGTCCCGCAAGCCGGGTGCTACAGGGAGCCCTCGGAGCCGGCCATCCCCAGCAGAAGGGTGCCCCAGAGCATGCGGAATGCCTCCAGGTAGGTGGGGGCGGACACGGCTACGGTCTTGGCGGAGGCCTTCTTCACCTGCGGGAACAGGGTGGCGCTGGTGACCGCCGCCGAGGTCTTGAAATCCACCTGGAACTCCACCTGCCCGCTCACCACGAAGGGTCTGACCGTGCCCCGGCCCGCCACCGCCCGGGCAGCGGCATCGCGAATGAGTTCCCGCGTGCGGGCGGGAGGCAGGCTGGCGCCGCTGAGCCGGTCGATCCCCGTCTTCACCGGCACCACCTCGATATCCCCCAGCAGGGAGCTGGCCTCCCGGCAGACCGCTTCGTCACCGGTGACCAGCACCACGGGAACGCCAAAAGCGCCGGCGATGCCGGCACTGATGGCCGTCTCACCTACGGGCTGGCCGTTGAGTCTCACTTCGTTGACCAGGCGGCCGAGCAGGGTGTGATTGAGGACGCCGCCGTCGGTGCCTTCGCGGGAATGGTATGCCACCAGGAAGGCACAGGCGAAGGAATCGTCGATTCCCTCCATCTGCAGGAGTTGCTTGTTCACGCCCGCGACCAGCCGCGCCCGGGGGTCGAGTTCCTCGATCAGGATGTTGATCATGTTCCCGTGGGCGTCGTTGACCACCACCTCGGTGACGCCCGCCTGGCAGGCCCCTTCGACGGCAGCGTTGACGTCGCCGGTGAGCAGCTTACGCATGCGCTGGTACTCGGCATGGGAGCTGTCGGTGTGGGGACGCACCACCACTCCCGTAGCGCCCTCCATGTCCGCGGAGATGTAGACTTTCATCCCGAGAACCTCCTTCACACAGTCGGCGGGCCAGGCGCTCTCACCGGGCGAGGACCCGGCCGGGACGAGCATCACGCTGCCCGCCCTCCTCCACCACCACCTGACCATTCACCAGCACCCACCTGATCCCCTTCGGGTAGCGCCGGGGCTCCAGGTAGTCGCCCCCTTCGTCCACGGTGGCGGGGTCGAAGGCCACCAGGTCGGCATATGCGCCTTCCCGGATCACACCCCGGTCATCCAGGCCCAGGGCGCGGGCGGGGCGGGAGGTGATGCG from Bacillota bacterium carries:
- a CDS encoding aminodeoxychorismate/anthranilate synthase component II, whose amino-acid sequence is MVVILDNYDSFTYNLVQYLAELGAEVTVYRNDAVDVQTLAGMRPEAVVISPGPGRPEEAGISIALVRALGARVPLLGVCLGHQAVAVAYGGKVCRAPEPVHGKVSAIWHRGDGLYTGLPVPFEAARYHSLIVDRSGLPPDLEVTAWTQDGLVMGIRHRLYPVEGVQFHPESVLTGPGKTILANFLGRPGMAASARGMQ
- a CDS encoding M55 family metallopeptidase, yielding MKVYISADMEGATGVVVRPHTDSSHAEYQRMRKLLTGDVNAAVEGACQAGVTEVVVNDAHGNMINILIEELDPRARLVAGVNKQLLQMEGIDDSFACAFLVAYHSREGTDGGVLNHTLLGRLVNEVRLNGQPVGETAISAGIAGAFGVPVVLVTGDEAVCREASSLLGDIEVVPVKTGIDRLSGASLPPARTRELIRDAAARAVAGRGTVRPFVVSGQVEFQVDFKTSAAVTSATLFPQVKKASAKTVAVSAPTYLEAFRMLWGTLLLGMAGSEGSL
- the trpD gene encoding anthranilate phosphoribosyltransferase; the protein is MLQEALHRVVEGVSLSAGEAEAAMREIMEGRATEAQIGAYLTALRMKGETADEIAGSARAMRALATPVVCRHPRLVDTCGTGGDGRGSFNISTAAALVVAGAGQPVAKHGNRGVSSRSGSADVLEALGVRIDLDPGQMAYCLDEVGIAFLYAPRLHAAMRFAARPRRELGMRTIFNLLGPLTNPAGARRQLLGVYDASLVGLVARVLALVGTEHALVVHGDGFDELTTTGPNLVAEVTPRGVRVDEVDARDLGLPRAGRGDLVGGTPQDNAEMIVALLSGERGPRRDVVVLNGGAALYASGQAGSLREGISLAARAIDTGRAMATLGALQRFTAEAADGAAGGEP
- a CDS encoding ABC transporter ATP-binding protein — encoded protein: MSMMRAHNLTGVDVLTRAESLTGVESLIRAENLRKEYPSGDGPVVALGHVSLEVRPGEFVGVTGPSGSGKSTLLGVLGGLNPPTSGRLVVDGMDIYRLHPERLARFRNEYVGFVFQEFQLIPYLTALQNVMLPLVAGAVPRKRQREIAEEALARVGLVDRRHRLPHQLSGGEQQRVAIARAVVNGPAVVLADEPTGALDSRTGAQVLDLFAALNGDGVSVVMVTHNPENLRYAGRVLSMRDGALAGGTGSP
- the trpC gene encoding indole-3-glycerol phosphate synthase TrpC; translated protein: MNGGGFLDLLVAAARQDVEVRRARVPLPAIRDLAERSRDLSERCRDRPRGFRQALLAGPSGWVSIIAEIKRASPSRGVLMGGTVRPVDLALVYERNGARALSVVTESRFFRGDPEELPRVRKAVGLPVLRKDFVIDEYQVYETAALGADAILLIAAVLPPPNLGDVHALARELGLDVLVEVHDEAELEAALAAGAELVGINNRDLRTFRTDLAVTERLAPLCPPGVTVVGESGVRDRGDVERLARVGARAVLVGEALLTTPDPGGRLRSFAGAGTGR
- a CDS encoding Fe-S-containing protein: MSTNADKKARVLGGPGGQRRRFPAISVLGGAAALVGILLAGILMAGNRDTPGRAAQGESYRLAPRRYDPGVSTGQTEIVPEFRDGKIYVDLPTVEEKGMVWFKIPDQPVRLPNGSSFDYLPVTVFVAPSGRVVAAVSFCEPCSGTSFHIRGDRLVCNVCGTQWRLEDLKGVSGGCLLFPPDQVNYRVDGGRLILDEQELRSWKPRI
- a CDS encoding M56 family metallopeptidase, with protein sequence MSYLHPFIVYAFFGILVGTALAALVTRLPGLSSGVRRGAWWAPLAVPFVLYAASWTWRWRVECWVPVLGGHRSAGVFLGWLCWAGTVLAQLLAPLFAVFLVAGLGKAIAGAVLIGRLWHRFGPEPDESRVALALRAVAEGMGMRPPAVMVVPRPVSQAFTAGILRPVVVLSRPLADGLDDEELEAVLAHELAHVRAGDHWKKWLAATLRDILLFTGFSPLVSRRLQAETEVMADAVSARVTGRPLALAAALLKSYRLGAAGGWWQLALDNFTPLTGAGEVQRRAERLLGGLSPVEEGSRARWVVLAVWLLTGAILVPLC
- a CDS encoding BlaI/MecI/CopY family transcriptional regulator; protein product: MAGDIPFEFRPRETGLTKVLGDLETDVMEVTWRLRRVTVRDVHRHLAGRRPLAYTTVMTTMTRLAQKGLLEREQERNYYVYRPALSREEFRDKVARTVLDGLLEEFARPVLSHLVERLGTEDEARLRELEEVIRRRRSAEPGSPRSSQGAAEPRGSEEQTRG
- the trpE gene encoding anthranilate synthase component I → MARPSREEFVRLARGADGEAGEVVIPVWEEVVADVETPVSALLKLARHRPVFLLESAEGGEHVGRYSFLGLDPFWEVRGEGDTVTIRHRGGEECLSGDPVAVLRSRMARYRLRVVGILPRFCGGAVGYVSYEWVHRLEKLPRPRGGSAGWPEAVFVMAEVVVVFDHLRHTLGIVVNALPGDDAESCYRRARARIEEIKGDLARPLEGGVLASPVTAGGPGTSFRSNLSREEFCQAVRRAKEYIRAGEIFQVVLSQRLEAPLHSSPLSVYRVLRAVNPSPYMFFLDLGDMQLAGASPEMLVRVEDGWVETRPIAGTRLRGRDAVEDEVLARELLSDPKERAEHVMLVDLGRNDVGRVSQPGTVRVTEFMTVERYSHVMHIVSAVRGKLCPDADAFSALASCFPAGTLTGAPKVRAMEIISDLEPVERGPYGGAVGYFAFSGNADMCITIRTVQMRRGRVVVQAGAGIVADSDPDREYEETLAKARALLLAVEAAGGSGVPARAFADGSRPAGGRHVSGALKRGGR
- a CDS encoding ABC transporter permease, whose product is MSLADIAWGNLRRTAGRAAFLVLVIAVGVATVTAMFALTGAMRRAVGDAFDRIGANILVLPRAGRRFSYAGVALPAAAVREQYLVEGSTEAVRSIRNRDSIAVVAPKLLAVVRSPEGPALAVGVRFGAELRLKKWWRIRVVRAMPGSQAPSAGHTPDRDAGYAPAYPVLSLAPDQVLLGARVAERWQKDVGDTVYLAGRAFRVAGVIDPVGSDEDRAVWMDLGVLQELSGRAGRVSLLEVAALCNSCPIDEIVRQVAEKIPDAQVSAIKEAVAARRAVVDRFGRLALALAATAAGLGFLAVALAVLGAAKERTRQIGIMRALGFGQRQVLALFYLEAGLVGLAGGATGAVLGGAVARLMGPSLAWVNQPVSASPLLLAGGVVGAVVMALLACTVPAWQGARVDPVRALRFL
- a CDS encoding ABC transporter permease → MTRTALALCHLRRRPGLSLLLLLGLAAGVATVVGLLAITRTMEGELGEELHAGALRVVISAPRQEWDFTYAGFPVGPGLSYRAEDLPTDTVARVEQAGGIDVVAPKLLELIPGPAGDETLAVGVDWEAERRMRTYWQVRGRYPEREDEILLGSHLADLWGTGPGGHVRLSGRAYWVAGVLEETGKEEDGVLFLSLAELRRRVSRPAGLTFVELRSAPGADPVARLKALLPGVEITPIRTEGEARLAILGQIRSMVPLVAVLAAMTGCLLVGATEAASVRDRTREVGVLRTLGYGQRDVLEIILVEVLMLGSGAAVVGYGAGISLARLLLPALDPASPPVGWHPLLGLLAWLGTLAVAVASACFPARHASRIDPVRALRFL